One part of the Rutidosis leptorrhynchoides isolate AG116_Rl617_1_P2 chromosome 1, CSIRO_AGI_Rlap_v1, whole genome shotgun sequence genome encodes these proteins:
- the LOC139865122 gene encoding sulfite exporter TauE/SafE family protein 4-like, with protein MIEGMIMGASASSVWYNLRVPHPCREVPILDYDLALLFQPMLMLGITFGVALSVVFPYWLITVLIILLFSGTSARSFLKAIEMWKEETILKKELERPREFANSCGELLIDTFEPLIPKEEKTPMQIVLSNIRWKMLTALIVVWVAFLTLQIIKNSLKVCTTTYWVVTIIQFPAALTVFGYECVKLYTESKKRKITGNPESVCEAAIDWTGPHLAFCAFCGILGGTVGGLLGSGGGFILGPLLLEIGVMPQVASATATFVMMFSSSLSVVEFYLLKRFPIPYALYLMAVSVMAGFWGQFFIRRLVAFLKRASLIVFILSAVIFASALTMGVIGVDRSIKMIHNHEFMGFLQFCSSQ; from the exons ATGATTGAAGGTATGATAATGGGAGCATCAGCATCATCAGTTTGGTATAATCTAAGAGTACCACATCCATGTAGAGAAGTACCGATTCTTGATTATGATTTAGCATTACTGTTTCAACCTATGCTTATGCTAGGAATCACTTTTGGTGTGGCTCTTAGCGTTGTTTTTCCATATTGGCTTATCACTGTTCTCATCATTCTTCTGTTTTCAG GGACATCTGCAAGGTCTTTCTTAAAAGCAATTGAAATGTGGAAGGAAGAGACAATATTGAAG AAAGAACTTGAAAGGCCACGAGAGTTCGCCAATTCTTGTGGGGAAT TGCTGATCGACACATTTGAGCCGCTTATCCCTAAAGAGGAGAAAACACCAATG CAAATTGTTCTGTCTAATATACGCTGGAAGATGCTGACAGCACTCATAGTCGTTTGGGTTGCATTTTTAACACTTCAGATCATTAAG AATAGCTTAAAAGTATGCACTACAACATATTGGGTAGTCACCATAATACAG TTCCCGGCAGCACTGACAGTGTTTGGGTACGAATGTGTTAAGTTGTACACGGAAAGCAAGAAGAGAAAAATTACGGGGAACCCTGAATCGGTATGTGAGGCTGCAATCGACTGGACTGGACCCCACCTTGCATTCTGTGCGTTTTGTGGAATCTTAGGTGGCACCGTCGGTGGTCTCTTGGGGTCCGGTGGCGGGTTCATTCTCGGCCCCCTTTTACTGGAAATCGGTGTCATGCCGCAG GTTGCAAGTGCAACTGCGACGTTTGTGATGATGTTCTCATCATCGTTATCAGTGGTCGAGTTTTACCTTTTGAAGCGGTTCCCGATTCCTTATG CTTTATATTTGATGGCGGTATCAGTTATGGCTGGTTTCTGGGGTCAATTCTTTATAAGAAGACTTGTTGCATTTCTTAAGAGAGCGTCGCTTATTGTCTTCATTCTTTCAGCTGTCATTTTTGCCAGTGCTCTTACAATGG GGGTTATTGGTGTCGACAGAAGCATCAAGATGATACACAACCATGAATTCATGGGATTTCTTCAGTTTTGTAGTAGTCAATAG